One region of Syntrophobacter fumaroxidans MPOB genomic DNA includes:
- a CDS encoding substrate-binding domain-containing protein — MMDKQNGHNRRTFLKTALASAAGAVLPAGESRAAAFSRDTLQVWSCGGLAEAFMPANALFEGRTGVRIAYTGAFAAALGKSLLGNAKTEVFGGRVLDLAKKLRQAGKMVYFKPLCFTTYVLATPRGNPARVQSVQDLARPGVRVILAPDASPPGGQAAQVLLKKAGVLEPAMKNAVSLGSCVQRTMEELAEGRGDVSVVELRLTRMPEFQGRVEIIPIPFELFPPPPLTFTIGVMKDAEDRALADHYVEFITSSEGQAFFERAGFIPAISDRGRELTEKLGVKDA; from the coding sequence ATGATGGATAAGCAAAATGGCCACAACAGGAGGACTTTCCTGAAGACGGCGCTGGCGTCCGCCGCGGGAGCGGTTCTACCCGCCGGCGAGAGCCGTGCCGCCGCATTCAGCCGCGACACCCTGCAGGTCTGGTCATGCGGAGGACTCGCCGAGGCTTTCATGCCCGCCAACGCGCTTTTCGAAGGCAGGACCGGGGTAAGAATCGCCTATACCGGAGCGTTTGCCGCAGCGCTCGGCAAGTCGCTCCTGGGCAATGCCAAAACGGAAGTCTTCGGAGGCCGTGTGCTGGACCTTGCAAAAAAGCTCCGGCAGGCCGGCAAAATGGTTTACTTCAAGCCCTTGTGCTTCACCACCTACGTGTTGGCAACGCCGCGGGGGAATCCCGCGCGCGTACAAAGCGTCCAGGACCTTGCACGGCCCGGGGTGAGAGTGATTCTGGCTCCCGATGCGTCCCCGCCGGGAGGTCAGGCCGCGCAGGTTCTCTTGAAGAAGGCCGGGGTGCTGGAACCCGCGATGAAGAACGCGGTAAGCCTCGGATCCTGCGTGCAGCGCACCATGGAAGAACTTGCGGAAGGCAGGGGAGACGTTTCCGTCGTCGAGCTGAGGCTCACCAGGATGCCCGAGTTTCAAGGCCGGGTGGAGATCATTCCGATTCCTTTCGAATTGTTCCCGCCCCCGCCCCTCACATTCACCATCGGGGTCATGAAAGACGCCGAAGATCGTGCTTTGGCCGATCACTACGTGGAATTCATCACCTCCTCCGAAGGACAGGCGTTTTTCGAGCGGGCGGGATTCATTCCCGCCATTTCGGATCGAGGCAGGGAACTGACGGAAAAACTGGGGGTGAAGGATGCCTAG
- a CDS encoding 4Fe-4S binding protein, whose protein sequence is MPRPGLKAWRRLGQLAMLAVVGQWSFYGIFRCPFLVPYISCETCPVITCHGRILSLFWGFWLLLPLSVVFFGRAFCGWACPGGLVNQLLGTSAPIKLRVRNVLTRFAPLGMVLGVAVALYAYFALGQPRAAVPIRVGGFFESAALTFEHANTLWLVRTFFVLGFLALGLALANGWCRFACPTGGVLEILKRFALFRFYKTSDCNECDKCLQVCEMGTRPAEMNCNNCGDCLDVCPADAIRFGRKKSD, encoded by the coding sequence ATGCCGCGTCCGGGTCTGAAAGCGTGGCGAAGACTCGGCCAACTGGCCATGCTCGCGGTCGTCGGGCAGTGGTCCTTTTACGGGATTTTCCGTTGTCCCTTCCTGGTTCCTTACATCAGTTGCGAAACCTGCCCGGTGATCACGTGCCATGGGCGGATACTGAGCCTCTTCTGGGGTTTCTGGCTGCTCCTGCCGTTGTCCGTGGTTTTCTTTGGAAGGGCTTTCTGCGGGTGGGCATGCCCCGGCGGACTGGTCAATCAGCTGCTCGGCACTTCGGCGCCGATTAAGTTGCGAGTGCGAAACGTCCTCACACGGTTTGCACCTTTGGGCATGGTCCTGGGCGTTGCCGTCGCGCTTTACGCGTATTTCGCGCTGGGCCAGCCCCGTGCTGCCGTTCCCATCCGCGTGGGCGGTTTTTTCGAATCCGCGGCCCTCACTTTCGAGCATGCCAACACGCTGTGGTTGGTCAGGACCTTTTTCGTGCTCGGATTCCTGGCCTTGGGACTGGCGCTCGCCAACGGCTGGTGTCGTTTCGCCTGCCCCACGGGCGGCGTGCTGGAGATTCTCAAGAGATTCGCCTTGTTCAGGTTTTACAAGACGAGCGACTGCAACGAGTGCGACAAATGCCTGCAGGTCTGCGAAATGGGAACGCGCCCCGCTGAAATGAACTGCAACAACTGCGGCGACTGTCTCGACGTTTGTCCGGCGGACGCGATCCGTTTCGGCAGGAAGAAGTCCGACTAG
- a CDS encoding radical SAM protein: MLHDAPRHQPHSRHPCFDAAAGRFYGRIHLPVAPRCNIRCGYCNRSCDCVNESRPGVTSVVLEPEEAASRLEKALREMPFVSVAGIAGPGDPFCEPERTLRTLELIRRKHPDLELCLSSNGLNVRDFIPDLSGLEVHFMTVTMNAVSPDIGAQIYTDVRIGPDVLQGRDAAAALLERQMETIAGLKAKHLAVKVNTVLIPGVNDRHVCAVAQCAAKLGADLMNLIGIIPLPGTALQDVIPPSASHLARLRRTAAVFLPQMHHCRRCRADAAGLLADDRSCRQLPSTRCSTASA, encoded by the coding sequence ATGCTCCATGACGCCCCGAGGCACCAGCCGCACAGCCGGCACCCATGTTTCGACGCGGCGGCCGGCCGGTTTTACGGTCGCATTCACCTGCCCGTGGCGCCGCGCTGCAACATCCGATGCGGCTATTGCAACCGGTCCTGCGACTGTGTCAACGAGAGCAGGCCGGGGGTGACGAGTGTTGTGCTCGAACCCGAGGAAGCCGCATCCCGGCTGGAGAAGGCCCTGCGCGAGATGCCTTTCGTCTCGGTCGCGGGCATCGCCGGTCCGGGCGACCCTTTCTGCGAGCCTGAACGAACCCTGAGAACGCTGGAGCTCATCCGGCGCAAACACCCGGACCTGGAGCTCTGCCTGTCCTCCAACGGTCTGAACGTCCGCGACTTCATCCCTGATCTGTCCGGCCTGGAAGTCCATTTCATGACCGTCACGATGAACGCGGTGTCGCCCGACATCGGCGCCCAAATATACACCGACGTCCGGATCGGGCCCGACGTGCTGCAGGGCCGCGATGCGGCGGCGGCACTTCTTGAAAGGCAGATGGAGACCATTGCCGGGTTGAAGGCGAAACATCTTGCGGTCAAAGTCAACACGGTGCTCATCCCCGGAGTGAACGACCGGCACGTGTGTGCCGTTGCGCAATGCGCGGCGAAGCTGGGAGCCGATCTGATGAACCTGATCGGCATCATCCCGCTCCCGGGCACGGCCCTGCAGGATGTCATCCCTCCATCGGCGTCGCACCTCGCCCGGCTGCGGCGCACGGCCGCGGTCTTCCTGCCCCAGATGCACCATTGCCGACGGTGTCGCGCGGATGCCGCGGGGCTCCTGGCCGACGACCGATCGTGCAGGCAGCTCCCTTCGACCCGGTGCTCCACCGCTTCCGCTTGA
- the sppA gene encoding signal peptide peptidase SppA, with the protein MTRYALSTIVVMIALLATGCIKPKITVFPDATEPLLEHTLQGEGKDKVLLIPVKGFISDTSRGFVLRQKPAMVQEIVSQLKKAEKDKTVKAVLLKVDSSGGSVSASDILYHEIMEFKRRSGAKLVAVLMGTAASGGYYIALPADSIVAHPSTITGSVGVIFIRPKVTGLMDKIGLEVEVDKSGRNKDMGSPFRKTTAEEQQILQHLIDELARKFIDLTVAHRRLEPAALADVSTARVYLAEEALRLGLVDKVGYVDDALREAQTLAGLPPNARVVVYRRAEYPDDNLYNVSTSKSDGGRISLIDLGPADSFSSLHSGFYYLWLPGAGGE; encoded by the coding sequence ATGACGCGCTACGCCCTTTCGACAATCGTCGTGATGATCGCGCTCCTGGCGACCGGCTGCATCAAACCCAAAATCACGGTCTTCCCGGATGCGACCGAACCCTTGCTGGAACACACTCTGCAGGGCGAGGGCAAGGACAAGGTCCTGCTGATCCCGGTCAAGGGATTCATCTCGGACACGTCTCGAGGGTTCGTTCTGCGTCAAAAACCGGCCATGGTGCAGGAGATCGTTTCGCAGCTCAAGAAGGCGGAGAAGGACAAGACCGTCAAGGCGGTGCTGCTCAAGGTGGACTCGTCGGGCGGGTCCGTGAGTGCAAGCGACATCCTCTACCACGAAATCATGGAGTTCAAGCGCCGCAGCGGGGCGAAGCTCGTGGCGGTGCTGATGGGGACGGCGGCATCCGGCGGGTATTACATCGCTCTGCCCGCGGATAGCATCGTGGCTCATCCGAGCACGATCACCGGATCGGTGGGCGTCATTTTCATCAGGCCGAAAGTCACCGGGCTGATGGACAAGATCGGCCTCGAGGTCGAGGTGGACAAGTCCGGCAGGAACAAGGACATGGGATCCCCCTTCCGAAAAACCACGGCGGAGGAGCAGCAAATCCTGCAACACCTGATCGATGAACTGGCGAGGAAATTCATTGACCTCACGGTGGCTCACCGCAGGCTCGAGCCGGCCGCCCTGGCCGACGTCTCCACGGCGCGCGTCTATCTCGCCGAAGAGGCTCTTCGCCTGGGACTGGTGGACAAGGTGGGATACGTCGACGATGCTTTGCGAGAGGCGCAGACCCTCGCCGGCCTGCCTCCGAACGCCAGGGTGGTCGTCTACCGGCGGGCCGAATACCCCGACGACAACCTGTACAACGTTTCCACGAGCAAATCCGACGGCGGCAGAATCAGCCTCATCGATCTCGGGCCGGCGGATTCCTTCTCGTCGCTTCACAGCGGCTTCTATTACCTCTGGCTCCCCGGAGCGGGCGGCGAATAA